A DNA window from Helicobacter sp. 11S03491-1 contains the following coding sequences:
- the panC gene encoding pantoate--beta-alanine ligase, with amino-acid sequence MKTLLLSAPGEFQDYRRQLHKDVCIGFVPTMGALHEGHLSLIKASKQNNTHTVVSIFVNPTQFGANEDFTQYPRDIQKDFKICQEAGVDVVFAPEISQMYPNNDEISINPPKNMGYIYEGFIREGHFNGVLTIVLKLIHLICPHHIYFGQKDAQQLLLIKRLVSDTFLPTKVIPCPTQRDFDGLALSSRNIYLSPQDRKEALKIPIALQNIKKAIQEGEINTSVLIELGKKELKGLEVAYLDACDYNLVQIQKIRQNASIILIAAKVGKTRLIDNLWI; translated from the coding sequence ATGAAAACTCTTTTATTAAGCGCTCCCGGAGAATTTCAAGATTATAGAAGGCAGTTGCATAAAGATGTCTGCATAGGGTTTGTCCCTACAATGGGTGCCCTCCATGAAGGACATCTAAGCCTTATAAAAGCCTCTAAACAAAATAATACCCATACCGTTGTTTCTATTTTTGTAAATCCTACCCAATTTGGAGCTAATGAAGATTTTACCCAATACCCCAGAGACATTCAAAAAGATTTTAAAATTTGCCAAGAAGCCGGTGTCGATGTTGTTTTTGCACCGGAAATTTCACAAATGTATCCAAATAATGATGAAATTTCTATCAATCCCCCTAAAAATATGGGTTATATTTATGAAGGCTTTATCCGTGAGGGACATTTTAATGGCGTCCTCACCATTGTGCTAAAACTCATTCATCTTATCTGTCCTCATCATATTTATTTTGGACAAAAAGATGCCCAACAATTACTTCTTATCAAAAGGTTAGTCTCAGATACTTTTCTTCCGACAAAAGTTATTCCCTGCCCCACTCAAAGAGATTTTGACGGATTAGCTCTAAGCTCAAGAAATATTTATCTAAGCCCACAAGATAGAAAAGAGGCTTTAAAAATTCCTATTGCGCTCCAAAATATCAAAAAAGCTATCCAGGAAGGAGAAATCAACACTTCTGTCCTGATTGAATTGGGCAAAAAAGAACTCAAGGGATTAGAAGTTGCCTATCTTGATGCTTGCGATTACAATCTTGTTCAAATACAAAAAATACGTCAAAATGCCAGTATCATTCTTATTGCAGCAAAAGTAGGCAAAACAAGACTTATTGATAATTTATGGATATAA
- the pyrF gene encoding orotidine-5'-phosphate decarboxylase → MRLCIALDLEEKSQNLKLLDLLKGLDIWVKVGLRSYIRDGANFIEEIRKIDPNFKIFLDLKLYDIPNTMADAAFECAKIGVDMITLHASSGKIAMQNVMERLKKYSHPPLVFAITALTSFDEQDFRNIYNAPLSQHAIMLAKLAFASGLDGAVCSVHESMLIKQATQSSFFTLTPGIRPFCENNDDQKRVSDILGAKKALSDFIVIGRPIYKNPDPLGTVQKILKML, encoded by the coding sequence ATGCGCTTATGTATCGCTTTGGATCTTGAGGAAAAATCTCAGAATCTCAAACTTCTTGATTTGCTCAAAGGTCTTGATATTTGGGTAAAAGTTGGTTTAAGATCTTATATCCGCGATGGAGCAAATTTTATTGAAGAAATTAGAAAAATCGATCCAAATTTTAAAATTTTTCTAGATCTCAAACTCTATGATATTCCCAATACAATGGCAGATGCTGCATTTGAATGTGCAAAAATTGGAGTAGATATGATTACTTTGCATGCCAGCAGTGGAAAAATTGCAATGCAAAACGTAATGGAACGCCTAAAAAAATATTCTCATCCTCCCCTTGTATTTGCCATAACAGCACTCACAAGTTTTGATGAACAAGATTTTAGAAATATTTACAACGCTCCTTTAAGCCAACATGCAATTATGCTGGCAAAATTGGCATTTGCAAGTGGTCTTGATGGTGCTGTATGCTCCGTCCATGAAAGTATGCTTATCAAGCAAGCTACCCAATCATCGTTTTTTACATTAACTCCGGGAATCAGACCTTTTTGTGAAAATAATGATGATCAAAAACGAGTTTCAGATATTTTAGGGGCTAAAAAGGCGCTTTCAGATTTTATTGTCATAGGCAGACCTATTTATAAAAATCCTGATCCGCTTGGAACTGTCCAAAAAATTTTAAAAATGTTATAA
- a CDS encoding DedA family protein: protein MSEIIRFIVETISAWGYLGIFLMMFLESSFFPFPSEIVMIPAGYLAYKGDMNIYFAIVMGILGSITGGLFNYYLALKLGRSFIIAYGKYFFFSEKSMKKMEDFFKKHGEISTFLGRLIPALRQYISLPAGLAKMNLLKFCIYTGLGAGIWVTVLTGFGYYLGTWIGENINTQTIIEAFSVHRLTNDEINIKSYLHHIVLITLGIVFLIALIYIFYQLQKRRK, encoded by the coding sequence TTGTCAGAAATTATTCGTTTTATTGTTGAAACTATCAGTGCTTGGGGATATTTGGGCATCTTCTTGATGATGTTTTTAGAATCAAGCTTTTTTCCCTTTCCTTCTGAGATTGTTATGATTCCTGCAGGGTATTTAGCCTATAAAGGAGATATGAATATTTATTTTGCCATTGTTATGGGAATTTTAGGGAGTATAACCGGAGGATTGTTTAATTATTATCTTGCTCTAAAATTAGGCAGAAGTTTTATTATTGCTTATGGCAAATATTTTTTCTTTAGCGAAAAATCGATGAAGAAAATGGAAGATTTTTTCAAAAAACATGGAGAAATTAGCACTTTTTTAGGGAGACTAATCCCGGCACTTAGACAATATATTTCTCTTCCTGCCGGACTTGCCAAAATGAACTTACTCAAATTTTGTATTTATACAGGTTTGGGAGCAGGGATTTGGGTAACTGTTTTAACAGGTTTTGGATATTATCTAGGCACATGGATAGGCGAAAATATCAATACTCAAACGATTATTGAAGCTTTTAGCGTCCATAGACTCACAAATGATGAAATAAATATCAAATCTTATTTGCACCATATCGTACTCATCACACTTGGAATTGTATTTTTGATTGCTTTGATATATATTTTTTATCAACTTCAAAAAAGGAGAAAATAA
- a CDS encoding carbonic anhydrase, protein MRELFEGAIKFQEDDYAKYKELYESLKKHQEPHTLFITCVDSRVVPNLITNMLPGDLFVVRNMGNIIPPYKENDNMMRAGYLATTASIEYALNILEIKNIIICGHSNCGACSAIYEPSKLENAPYVKKWIELLDPVKKKVKALSPDSKSKQMWLTEQINVEQQLENLMTYPFVEERFDRGELNIYGWYYIIETGEILNYNMITREFKPINKEKK, encoded by the coding sequence ATGAGAGAATTATTTGAAGGGGCAATCAAATTTCAAGAAGATGATTATGCAAAATATAAAGAATTATATGAGAGTTTAAAAAAACATCAAGAACCTCATACTTTGTTCATTACTTGCGTGGATTCCAGAGTAGTGCCTAATTTGATTACCAATATGTTGCCCGGAGATTTATTTGTAGTAAGAAACATGGGAAATATTATCCCTCCTTATAAAGAAAATGATAATATGATGCGTGCAGGTTATTTGGCTACAACAGCTTCAATTGAGTATGCTCTCAATATTTTGGAGATTAAAAATATCATTATTTGTGGTCATAGTAATTGTGGGGCTTGCAGCGCAATTTATGAACCCTCCAAGCTTGAAAATGCTCCTTATGTCAAAAAGTGGATTGAGCTTTTAGATCCTGTTAAAAAAAAGGTAAAAGCCCTCTCTCCGGATAGCAAATCAAAACAAATGTGGCTTACTGAGCAAATCAATGTCGAACAGCAATTAGAAAATCTAATGACCTATCCATTTGTAGAAGAACGCTTTGATAGGGGCGAATTAAATATTTATGGATGGTATTATATTATTGAAACAGGTGAAATACTTAATTATAATATGATTACACGTGAATTTAAGCCTATCAATAAGGAGAAAAAATAA
- the kdsA gene encoding 3-deoxy-8-phosphooctulonate synthase, whose translation MQKTILLSGPCVIESEENLHAIALKLKPLAAHPKIDFYFKASFDKANRTSLESYRGPGLVEGMKMLAQIKQEFGYKIITDIHESYQAEKIAEIADIIQIPAFLCRQTDLIVAVAKTNRIVNIKKGQFMNPVDMKYSVLKAIKVRGGDRAEYDQAQKYGVWLCERGSSFGYGNLVVDMRSLVIMREFAPVIFDATHSVQMPGGGGGKSGGDSSFVPYLARAAAGVGVDGFFMETHISPKDALSDGPNMVKVDMLPGLVEQILEIQGVLK comes from the coding sequence ATGCAAAAAACGATACTTTTAAGTGGTCCTTGTGTGATAGAGAGTGAGGAGAATCTTCATGCAATTGCCTTAAAATTAAAACCTTTAGCTGCTCATCCAAAGATTGATTTTTATTTCAAAGCAAGTTTTGATAAGGCTAATCGCACTAGTCTTGAGAGTTATCGGGGACCAGGTCTTGTTGAGGGTATGAAAATGCTTGCTCAGATCAAGCAAGAATTTGGTTATAAGATCATTACAGATATTCATGAAAGTTATCAGGCTGAAAAAATTGCAGAAATAGCAGATATTATCCAAATACCGGCATTTTTGTGCCGGCAAACAGATCTCATTGTAGCTGTTGCTAAAACAAATAGAATTGTCAATATTAAGAAAGGACAATTTATGAATCCGGTTGATATGAAATATTCAGTTTTGAAAGCCATTAAGGTAAGGGGAGGGGATAGGGCTGAGTATGATCAAGCACAAAAATATGGTGTGTGGCTTTGTGAGAGAGGTTCAAGTTTTGGGTATGGAAATCTTGTAGTGGATATGAGGAGTTTGGTGATTATGAGAGAATTTGCTCCTGTGATTTTTGATGCTACTCATAGTGTGCAGATGCCCGGAGGTGGCGGAGGTAAAAGTGGCGGAGATAGTTCTTTTGTCCCTTATCTTGCCCGAGCAGCAGCCGGAGTAGGGGTAGATGGATTTTTTATGGAAACCCATATTAGTCCAAAAGATGCCCTTAGTGATGGTCCCAATATGGTGAAGGTTGATATGTTGCCCGGTTTGGTTGAGCAAATTTTAGAGATACAAGGAGTTTTGAAATGA
- the ribH gene encoding 6,7-dimethyl-8-ribityllumazine synthase, which yields MNILEGKISLKGDEKVAIVASRFNHLITDRLIEGAKDSFLRHNGNEKHLDLILVPGAYELPFVLDRVLANKGYDGICTLGAIIRGGTPHFDYVSAEATKGIANATLKYTTPVSFGVLTTDSIDQAIERAGSKAGNKGFEAMNALIELINLYKKLS from the coding sequence ATGAATATTTTAGAAGGGAAAATTAGTCTCAAGGGTGATGAAAAGGTTGCTATTGTTGCAAGTAGGTTTAATCATCTTATTACAGATAGACTCATAGAAGGAGCTAAAGATAGTTTTTTGCGTCATAATGGGAATGAAAAACATCTTGATTTAATTTTGGTTCCGGGAGCTTATGAATTACCTTTTGTTTTGGATAGAGTGCTTGCAAACAAAGGATATGATGGCATTTGTACGCTAGGGGCAATCATACGTGGGGGGACTCCTCATTTTGATTATGTGAGTGCAGAAGCTACAAAAGGCATAGCAAATGCAACTCTTAAATACACAACTCCTGTGAGTTTTGGAGTTTTGACAACAGATAGTATTGATCAAGCCATTGAAAGAGCAGGGAGTAAGGCAGGGAATAAGGGGTTTGAGGCTATGAATGCTTTGATAGAACTCATAAATCTTTATAAAAAATTGAGCTGA
- the nusB gene encoding transcription antitermination factor NusB yields MATRTQAREAVAGLLYAYDSGNINIRDFAQSILEEKKIKNKQQIFALELFDGVLKNLEELDKLIKLYLKEWDFERLGGMERAILRLGAYEIKFTQTDSPVVINEAVELGKNYGGDNAPKFINGVLDALSKFTEPQK; encoded by the coding sequence ATGGCAACAAGAACCCAAGCCAGAGAAGCTGTAGCGGGCTTATTGTATGCTTATGATAGTGGTAATATAAATATTAGAGATTTCGCACAAAGTATATTAGAAGAAAAAAAAATCAAAAATAAACAGCAAATTTTTGCACTTGAACTTTTTGATGGTGTGCTTAAAAATCTTGAAGAACTTGACAAGCTTATTAAGCTTTATTTGAAGGAATGGGATTTTGAAAGACTTGGAGGGATGGAGAGAGCAATATTAAGATTAGGTGCTTATGAAATAAAATTTACTCAAACAGATTCTCCTGTGGTCATTAACGAGGCTGTAGAATTGGGAAAAAATTATGGTGGAGATAACGCCCCAAAGTTTATCAATGGTGTTTTGGATGCCTTATCTAAATTCACTGAGCCCCAAAAATAA
- the dapF gene encoding diaminopimelate epimerase, which produces MVLHKYSGSGNDFLIFHSFVQKDRSHLAKILCDRHNGIGADGLVVLIPHSKYAYTWEFYNSDGSRAKMCGNASRCVAHYAYSQHLAPPTHSFLTQAGEIKVSIKEDTIESNLGPYRLLEEFELDMAQYSGKWYLVDTGVPHLVHFVSDFKKLPYTKNNMLKTLRKRYDANVNIALIQNSHKIYLSTYERGVEDITLACGTGMAAVFAIAHLFYKTDSKTILIPPGKEELLLSFSGKEIIYEGRVKFVGICIVPDSDLELE; this is translated from the coding sequence ATGGTATTACATAAATATTCAGGGAGTGGCAATGATTTTCTTATTTTTCATAGTTTTGTGCAAAAAGATAGATCTCATCTTGCAAAAATACTTTGTGATAGACACAATGGCATAGGTGCAGATGGTCTTGTAGTTTTGATCCCTCATTCTAAATATGCCTATACATGGGAATTTTATAATTCTGATGGCAGTAGGGCAAAAATGTGTGGCAATGCGAGTAGATGTGTTGCCCATTATGCGTATTCCCAACACTTGGCCCCTCCAACTCATAGCTTCCTCACCCAAGCAGGAGAAATTAAAGTAAGCATCAAAGAAGATACTATTGAGAGTAATTTAGGTCCATATCGTTTGCTTGAAGAATTTGAACTTGATATGGCGCAATATTCCGGAAAATGGTATTTAGTAGATACGGGTGTGCCTCATTTAGTGCATTTTGTTTCTGATTTTAAAAAACTTCCTTATACTAAAAATAACATGCTCAAAACACTTCGTAAGCGCTATGATGCTAATGTAAATATTGCTTTGATTCAAAATAGCCATAAAATTTATTTAAGCACTTATGAAAGAGGAGTAGAAGATATTACTTTAGCCTGTGGCACAGGAATGGCAGCTGTTTTTGCTATAGCTCATTTATTCTATAAAACAGATTCAAAGACCATTCTCATTCCTCCCGGCAAAGAAGAATTGCTTTTGAGTTTTTCAGGAAAAGAAATTATTTATGAAGGTAGAGTAAAATTTGTTGGGATTTGCATTGTTCCTGATAGTGATTTAGAATTAGAATAA
- a CDS encoding outer membrane beta-barrel protein: MKKIIFLFLLLINYTLASDEKQILDKNQIFIGASIGGAKISKFNKGEIDKPNSYIAFVWGVRGGYQFMPSSYIGLRTYLDYMMSIKPSGLKTIISSSLNLNLDLLVDILHIKENTFGFYGGIGFGYFQHANVIRTTPEDKAFVLGYTGVLNFGLGAKIQNNSRIEIGTKIPFSQIKSIANPNITYGDIYVLASYSYLF, translated from the coding sequence ATGAAAAAAATTATTTTTCTATTTCTTTTACTTATAAACTATACTTTAGCTTCAGATGAGAAACAAATATTAGATAAAAATCAAATATTTATTGGGGCAAGCATTGGAGGAGCAAAAATCTCAAAATTCAATAAAGGAGAAATTGATAAACCAAATTCTTATATTGCCTTTGTATGGGGCGTGCGCGGAGGGTATCAATTTATGCCTTCAAGTTATATAGGACTCAGAACATATCTTGATTATATGATGTCTATCAAACCTTCAGGGTTAAAAACAATCATATCTTCTTCATTAAATTTAAATCTGGATTTATTGGTGGATATTCTCCATATCAAAGAAAATACTTTTGGATTTTATGGAGGGATAGGGTTTGGGTATTTTCAACATGCTAATGTCATTCGCACAACACCTGAAGACAAAGCCTTTGTTTTGGGCTATACAGGAGTTTTAAATTTTGGTTTGGGAGCAAAAATTCAAAATAATTCTCGCATCGAAATTGGGACTAAAATCCCCTTTAGCCAAATTAAATCTATTGCTAATCCAAACATTACTTACGGCGATATTTATGTCCTGGCATCCTATTCTTACTTATTCTAA
- a CDS encoding efflux RND transporter permease subunit produces the protein MYKFAITRPITTLMFGLAIIFFGVMGLKKIPVALFPDIDFPIIMVSTSYPGASADVIESKVTDKIEEAVMGIDGIKKVTSNSARNISLVIIEFQLEKPIDEAMNDVINKVSSVSFDDPNINQPSMDKFDTNGQAIISLFLSSNSVPIPDMMKHSENIVKPMLQKIFGVGGVQLNGYRERQIRIYADPTLMSKYGITYAGLWNTLGTENLEIDGGRIVNSKKDFSILTDANSYKIDEVANIRVADNVKLSDIAVIEDGIEEDTTYAAFGDKPGVIFEVQKISGANEVDIANGVYAALPDIKAVSPGYEIKPFLDTTQYIRSSIKDIEFDLMLGGLLAVSVVFLFLRNFTITIVSAISIPISVMGTFALVQMMGFSLNMLTMVALTLSIGIIIDDAIVVIENIHKKLEAGMSKREAAYEGVREIGFAIIAISAMLLSVFIPVGNMTGIVGRFFQSFGVTVALAIVISYVVVITIIPMVSSLIVNPKQSKFYHWSEPFFKGMENVYIATLKKVLNNKIIVIVIVGAIFFGSLVVAGKIGSDFILKEDRGQFYVWIQTKPGISIYDMQKRTVDFQKEIEKNPAVDFTTVQVGYGKIQSVFKSKIYVKLKPEKERKKTQFQIMADVRKTLNAMPEAKIMTSIIPSEVPLIGGGDNSPFQVFVYAPSQDLVDKSVAKLHDFLMESPELKGKFENYHTSTSDMQPQYQLTILRQNANKYGVSAQDIGKVVNAAFSGENQAAYFKENGKEYYITLRVPNNKRVSVEDIKRLQIKNKDGKLMFLDGLVEIKQDITPSNITRYDRQRSVTVYGQPVKDSGVSLGDLIEIVSSKSSQWLSPGASIAYGGDADNLAETGQAFGVAVATAFILIYLILAALYESLLEPLIIMITMPLSFSGAFFALGIVGQPLSMFSMMGLILLIGMVGKNATLLIDVANDKRKEGHDITEAIMLAGESRLRPILMTTIAMVCGMLPLAIATGDGSAMKSPIGIAMSGGLLVSMFLSLLIVPVFYRILAPIDDWIKKFYKPKKEDKF, from the coding sequence ATGTATAAATTTGCCATAACTCGCCCAATAACTACCCTAATGTTTGGACTTGCAATTATATTTTTTGGGGTAATGGGGCTAAAAAAAATTCCTGTTGCATTGTTTCCTGATATTGACTTCCCTATCATTATGGTAAGCACAAGCTATCCGGGTGCAAGCGCGGATGTTATTGAAAGTAAAGTAACAGATAAGATAGAAGAAGCGGTAATGGGGATTGATGGAATCAAAAAGGTTACATCTAATAGCGCCAGAAATATTAGTTTAGTCATTATTGAATTCCAATTAGAAAAACCTATTGATGAAGCAATGAATGATGTTATTAATAAAGTCTCCTCAGTAAGTTTTGATGATCCCAATATCAATCAGCCTTCTATGGACAAGTTTGACACTAATGGACAAGCAATTATCTCTTTATTTTTAAGCAGTAACAGCGTCCCTATTCCGGATATGATGAAACATTCTGAAAATATTGTCAAACCAATGTTGCAAAAAATATTTGGTGTAGGTGGGGTGCAGTTAAATGGTTATCGTGAAAGACAAATAAGAATCTATGCAGATCCCACTTTGATGAGTAAATATGGAATCACTTATGCAGGTCTTTGGAATACTCTAGGAACAGAAAATTTAGAAATTGATGGAGGGCGTATCGTTAATAGTAAAAAAGATTTTTCTATTCTTACAGATGCCAATAGTTACAAAATAGACGAAGTTGCCAATATTAGAGTTGCAGACAATGTAAAATTAAGCGATATTGCTGTTATTGAAGATGGGATTGAAGAAGATACGACATATGCTGCATTTGGAGATAAACCGGGTGTTATTTTTGAAGTACAAAAAATCTCAGGAGCCAATGAAGTTGATATTGCAAATGGTGTTTATGCAGCTCTCCCGGATATTAAAGCCGTGAGTCCCGGCTATGAAATAAAACCATTTTTGGATACCACTCAGTATATCCGCTCTTCAATCAAAGATATAGAATTTGACTTAATGCTTGGGGGGCTACTTGCAGTTTCAGTTGTATTTTTGTTCCTTAGGAATTTCACAATCACCATAGTCTCAGCGATCAGTATTCCCATATCTGTTATGGGAACTTTTGCGCTTGTGCAAATGATGGGATTTTCTCTAAATATGCTCACAATGGTAGCCCTTACTCTTTCAATCGGAATTATTATTGATGATGCTATTGTTGTCATCGAAAATATCCATAAAAAACTTGAAGCAGGAATGAGCAAAAGGGAAGCTGCTTATGAAGGAGTCAGAGAAATAGGTTTTGCTATTATTGCTATTTCTGCAATGTTGCTTTCTGTGTTTATTCCTGTAGGGAATATGACCGGGATTGTCGGGAGATTTTTCCAAAGTTTTGGTGTTACTGTTGCGCTTGCTATTGTCATTTCATATGTTGTGGTTATCACGATAATCCCAATGGTAAGCTCACTGATAGTCAATCCAAAACAATCAAAATTCTATCATTGGAGCGAGCCTTTTTTTAAGGGAATGGAAAATGTCTATATTGCCACACTCAAAAAGGTTTTGAATAATAAAATCATTGTTATAGTCATCGTGGGCGCTATTTTCTTTGGATCACTTGTTGTAGCAGGTAAAATAGGTTCAGATTTTATACTCAAAGAAGATAGAGGTCAATTTTATGTTTGGATTCAAACCAAACCCGGAATCAGTATTTATGATATGCAAAAAAGAACAGTTGATTTCCAAAAAGAAATTGAAAAAAATCCGGCTGTTGATTTCACTACTGTCCAAGTAGGGTATGGAAAAATACAAAGTGTATTTAAATCCAAAATCTATGTCAAGCTCAAGCCTGAAAAAGAAAGAAAAAAGACTCAATTCCAAATTATGGCTGATGTGCGCAAGACTCTTAATGCCATGCCTGAAGCAAAAATCATGACTTCAATTATTCCATCAGAAGTTCCATTAATAGGTGGAGGGGATAATTCACCTTTCCAAGTTTTTGTTTATGCTCCCTCTCAAGACCTTGTAGATAAAAGTGTGGCAAAACTTCATGATTTTCTTATGGAAAGTCCGGAACTGAAGGGAAAATTCGAAAACTACCACACAAGCACTTCAGATATGCAGCCCCAATACCAATTAACTATCCTAAGACAAAATGCCAATAAATATGGTGTAAGCGCCCAAGATATAGGCAAGGTTGTCAATGCTGCATTTTCAGGAGAAAATCAAGCAGCTTATTTTAAAGAAAATGGAAAAGAATACTACATCACACTTCGTGTTCCAAATAACAAAAGAGTATCTGTTGAAGATATCAAAAGGCTTCAAATCAAAAATAAAGATGGAAAATTGATGTTTTTAGACGGACTCGTTGAGATCAAGCAAGACATTACGCCCTCAAATATTACTCGATATGACAGACAAAGAAGTGTTACTGTATATGGACAACCTGTGAAAGATTCCGGCGTTTCCTTAGGCGATTTGATAGAAATTGTGAGCAGCAAATCTTCACAATGGCTTTCTCCGGGTGCCAGTATTGCATATGGAGGAGATGCAGATAATCTTGCAGAAACCGGTCAAGCATTTGGGGTTGCCGTTGCCACAGCTTTTATATTAATTTATTTAATCCTGGCTGCTCTTTATGAGTCTTTACTTGAGCCTTTGATTATTATGATTACAATGCCATTAAGTTTTTCAGGAGCATTTTTTGCACTTGGTATTGTGGGACAACCTCTAAGTATGTTTTCGATGATGGGACTCATCCTCTTGATAGGAATGGTTGGAAAAAATGCTACTTTGTTGATTGATGTTGCTAATGACAAACGTAAAGAAGGGCATGATATTACTGAGGCTATTATGTTAGCAGGCGAATCAAGATTGCGACCTATTTTGATGACGACTATAGCCATGGTGTGCGGGATGCTTCCTCTAGCAATTGCAACAGGAGATGGATCTGCTATGAAATCACCTATTGGGATTGCCATGTCAGGGGGGTTACTTGTATCCATGTTTCTAAGTTTATTAATTGTCCCTGTTTTTTATCGTATTCTAGCCCCAATTGATGATTGGATTAAAAAATTCTATAAACCAAAAAAAGAGGATAAATTCTAA
- a CDS encoding HlyD family efflux transporter periplasmic adaptor subunit — protein MKTKFLIATLFSISLLWGEDVYAIFNIEAVQDSNLTLDTSGIISEMLVDVDSVVKKGDKLLVLSNKDKIAQANSIEQQYLFAKKQYERYSKTGSAIDKNTLDKYYSDYKKLEADYAYYTSLLEKSILKAPFDGVIASKNVELGDGVIANNTTLFRLVSHQKKIVLQYDSKYIDKVKVGDEYDYSIDGNGNQKNAKITKIYPTIDDNTRKVTAEAVVGDDMIPGIFGDGYIRTK, from the coding sequence ATGAAAACTAAATTTTTAATAGCAACCCTTTTTAGCATATCATTGCTATGGGGTGAAGATGTATATGCTATTTTTAACATAGAGGCTGTGCAAGATTCAAACCTAACCCTGGATACTTCAGGAATTATTTCAGAAATGCTTGTAGATGTTGATAGTGTAGTAAAAAAAGGCGACAAGCTCCTTGTGCTGTCTAACAAAGACAAAATAGCCCAAGCAAACTCTATTGAGCAGCAATATCTTTTTGCCAAAAAACAATATGAGAGATATTCTAAAACAGGTAGCGCTATTGATAAAAACACACTTGATAAATATTATTCTGATTATAAGAAACTTGAAGCTGATTATGCTTATTACACATCTTTGCTGGAAAAAAGTATTCTCAAAGCACCTTTTGATGGGGTAATAGCTTCTAAAAATGTCGAACTGGGGGATGGAGTAATAGCCAACAATACAACATTATTCCGACTTGTTAGTCATCAAAAAAAAATCGTCTTGCAATATGATTCTAAATATATTGACAAAGTAAAAGTTGGAGATGAATATGACTATTCTATTGATGGAAATGGGAATCAAAAAAATGCCAAAATTACAAAAATTTATCCAACTATTGATGACAATACGCGAAAAGTTACAGCAGAAGCAGTTGTGGGAGATGATATGATACCGGGCATTTTTGGCGATGGTTATATAAGGACTAAATAA